Genomic DNA from Phycisphaerae bacterium:
CGGAGCAGCAGCGCTCGTTCGCCGAGGTGCAGGACCAGATCCGCGCCCAGTTGATGGAAAAACGCTTCAGCCGGCTGTCTGCCGATTACGTGGTGCGCCTCGCCGAGAAGGCCACGATCACGGCACTGGAGCCGTTCGTCGCCGCGGCCCTGCGCCGCGCCGACCAACTGACCGCCGTCGCGGCGCGCTGACCCCGCGCGCCACGGGTAGCCAATTCGTAGCCGATTCCCTCGTCAGGCAGCCTATTCACACGCAGCACGGACGGACGCGGTGTACAGGTCCGATCTCCACCGGGCGTTCACTTGATGATGACGCGGATGTCCGGCGGCGGCGGCAATTCGATGAAGATGTCGAGCAGCGGCACCGACTCCACCCGGATGGTCACCTCGCCGAGCAGCGCGGCGAACATGAACAGCGGCCAGAATGCCGCCACGACCGCCGCCTGGAACGCGACGGTCACCGCGGCGAATACCGCCGTCATCAACTGGCCCATGATCACAATCATCAAGTGACTGAGCGCCAGCATCGGCACCACCAGGAGCACCTGCAACAGCGGGCCCAGCGCGCGCTGGCTCAGCTTGGCCGTGTCCGCCGGCGCGGTCGGCAACTCCAGCGTCCGCCCCGTCACGGACTCCACCAGGGCGGCCACTTCGGTCGCGGTCTTCTGCAGATCGACCTCCGCTTCGGCCGTCTCAGTGGTCTGCGTCACCGCGTCGTACACCACAACCGTCGCCTGCAGGCGCTGCAACGAGACCTCGTTGTACGTGATGCGTGCGTAGCTACCATCCGGTCCCTCGAGGTACACCGGCCGCCCAAGCTCAAACACGATCAACGCCTCCTGGCCAGCCGCCGTCCGGATCAGGATCGACTCGACCTCGCCCACCGCGCCACCCACGGCGCGCGCGCCGTACACGTAGAAGGCGTCGCCGGCGGCGTTGCGCCCGGCCACCATGAGCGGGTCGCTGGTGTCCTCATTCAGGAACATGCCCGCCGTGTGCGTGTCCAGGCTGTCCCCGTCCGTGTTGTCCGAGCCACCGTCGATGATCGACTGGATCTGGCAGCCGAACGGCGCGATCACGAGGGCAAGCGCGAGCAGCGTGACGAGCCACTCACGCGCCAGTTGGCGAACAAGCCTTCGATCTGACATCATTGTCCTCCTGGCCCGGAGGCCTGGCCTTCCGGCTTCGATTGCACCAGCGTGAACTGCACGCCCTGCGGAACGGTCGCGATCGTCAGCACGGTCTGCGCCGCGTACCGCGTCAGGCGCACGCCGTTCGTCGTGCCCGCATCACCGGCCAAATCCGCCAGCAGCAGCGCGCCCAACTGCACACCGCCCGGCTGGCTGGCAGTCCCGCCCTGCCCGGCCTCGCGCGCCAGCCGGCGATCCACATACCACGTAAACCACGTCTCAGCGGGCACGCACGCCGCGAGGTGCTGCCACGCGGAACATGCGCTCGTCGCCGCCGGCGTTACTGCGCCGCAAGCCGCCTCCACCGCCCCGCCATCTCCGAGATACAGCCGGTCGGCCGTCACGCCCAGCGCCAAGCCCGGCGGCAGCAGCAACTCCGGCAGCGCCAGCAATTCGAACACGCGCCCACCAACCGCCGCACGCCGCTGAAGCAGGTCTTGCGCGGCCAGCTCGCCCAGGAACAGCGTGACCGCCTCCACGTCGCGCTGCCCGACGCCCAGCAGGAACTCCGCGCCACGGGCACCTGCCGGCACCCGCAGGCTCAGCGTCACGGGGCTCTCCAGGTAGTCCAGCAGATCGCGCCGCCAATCGAGCGACTCATCGCCCGGCCGTCGCATCGGCAGCGCAGTCCGAAAACGCTCGGCCACGTCCGGATCGGCGGCACGCAGCAGCGCTTCCACCTCATCCAACACGGCCGGCACACGCACGCTGCAATGCCCGTACAGACACGTGTCACCCGTCAACGTTGGCGCCGGCGGGCCGTTTGTCCGGCTGAGCAGCCCGACCAGCCCCACGCGCGGACCGACCAGCAGCATGTCCGCCTGCCAGTCACACGCCCCTGCGCCCGGTGCGACGCGGCCCACGATGCCGGCGAGCGGCTCCAGGCCCGCGAGCTTGATCTGCCGGGTGAATTCGTCCCGGGCACGACCGGCCAGCGCCGCGCGCGTCCGTTCGAACAGCCGTGGCACGTTGATGAGCACCTCGATCCCCCCGGGCGGCCCAAGCGCCTGTCGCAGCACGTGATGCAACTCGGTGGTCGAGAGCGCCTCGGCGGTCTTCTCGCTCCAGAGCAGCGTGCGGACGCGCTCCGGCGTGTCGGCTACAACCAGCCGCCCGCGCGACAAGCACAGCGCCAAACGCGGTGGAACGCCCTGTCCGGACAGGATGCCGCCCAGCCCGTGTCTCAGCAGCGCGCCGAATGGCTCCGGCAGCGCCGAGCGCTCCGCATCCAGCGCGCTGAATTCGTCGTCTTCGAGCGCCTCCGGCGTGCGCGCGGCTGCCTCCTGGGCCCCCGCAAACACGTCGATGCTGTCCACGCCCGCCATCACCGTTTCGTGCCGTCCCTGCGTCTTCAGCTTGGCAACCAGCGTGTCGTAATACGTCTTCGCCAGGTCCGCGTCACCGATCCCCGCGACCAGGCCCACCTCCGCGTTTCCGGCCCCCGGCGGCGCGACGACGTACAAAGTCAGCGGACCAGCAAGCGGGTTACGTAACTGCTCCGCGGGCACCCCAAGCGTCCGGGCCAGCCGGCCGCGTAGCTCCGCGAGCACCGCCGCCAGCGGATTGAGCGACCACAGCGAATTCGCCGCTGCCGGATCGTTCAGCACTGCCACGGCGGTCGTCTGCCCAAGGTCACCGAGCACGCGTCCGGCGTCAGCGATGCCCACATAAAGTAGCGCGTCCGCCGGCGCAAAGTCCGCCGGCTGCGGGCCGGCCGGTTGCGCGGGCTGCGTTGTCGGTTCCGACGGCGCCGTGGCCGGCGTCTGCGCCATCGCACCCCACGCCGCGCTGAGTAGTACCAGGACCGCAAGGCGGACCGTCATGCGTTGCATTACGTTGCCCTCTCCACCCGGCCGCACACCGTGCCCGCTCGGCACGCGCGCCATGTACGTCCGGCCGGAAGGCATCCTAGAACCAGCCCAAGTGGGCGACAAGTGCGGCCCAGTTCCATGTGCCGGCGTGACCGGTTCAGCGCCCGCCGGTACGATGCGCGGCGGTGCAGGCCGGCGTACTCACCGTCTAACCAACCGGAGGTGCAAGTTATGAGCGAGCCGGAACCGAATCCACCTGTGCGGTACGCGCGCGCCACCGGCGACGGCGGTGGCGACATCGTGCTGTCGCTGGTCTCCGCCGGGTTGTTCCTGTACGTCGGATACGTGCTCCTGGGTGGTACCGGTGATCCCGTGTACGTCGGCTCCATCAAAGCACTCAAATGGGGTGCGTGCGTTGTCGGCGTCGGCATTCTGTTGACCCTGGGCATGACGCTCGCGCGCATCCCCGGTGCAGCGCTGCTCGACGTGGCCATCAGCGCGCTCGCTACCGCACTATGCCTCGTGGTCGGCGTGATCTGGCTTATCTTCAGCGACACCGACGGCATACTTCTGCTGCTGTTCGCCTTGCTCAACGGCGGCGCGACGCGCTCCGCCTGGTATCGCTGGCGCCGGCAGCGACGCCCGTCGGAGAGATGAACCCCATGCCGCGCGATGCCGACCTCGATCCCGAACTCGCCCGCTACAGCCGCCAGCTGCTGTTTGCCCCGCTTGGCGTCGCCGGCCAGCGCCGCCTGCGCCAGGCCACGGTGACGCTCATCGGCTGCGGCGCCCTCGGCTCGGCGCTCGCCAACCTACTCGTCCGCGCCGGCGTCGGCGCGCTCCGCATCGTCGATCGCGATTTCATCGAGCTGAACAACCTCCAGCGCCAGACGCTCTTCGACGAGCACGACATCGCCCAGAATCTGCCCAAGGCCGAGGCCGCCGTCCGCAAGCTCCACAAGATCAACTCCGCGGTCGAGCTCGAGGGCCTCGTATCCGATGTGCACGCCGGCAACATCGCCGACCTGTGCCGCGCTGCGGACCTGATCCTCGACGGGACTGACAACCTGGAGACGCGCTACCTCATCAACGACTTCGCCGTGCGCGCGGATATCCCGTGGGTCTACGGGGCGTGTCTCGCGGCGTCGGGGCTCGTGCTGCCCGTCCGCCCCCATCAGACGCCGTGCCTGCGCTGTCTCTGGGAAAACCCGCCGGCCCCCGGCACCACGCCAACGTGCGACACGGCCGGCATCCTGGCCGCCACCGCGAACATCGTCGCCAGCCTGCAGGCCACAGAAGCCATGAAATTACTGGTCGGCAGCGGGCAACCCCCGATTCGGCCGGCGGATGCAGCACGCAGCGCACCGACCGGCGGCCGCCTGTTCACGATCGACGTGTGGGCCGGCCGCATGCGCACTGTCAATGTGCAGGCTGCATTCGACGAAGGTGATTGCCCGTGCTGTCGGCAGGGCCGCTACGAGTTTCTCAGCGGCGCGCGCACCGCGGCCAGCACCACCCTCTGCGGCCGCGACGCCGTGCAGATCCTCCCCGCAGACACGGGTGGCACGAGCGTCTCGGGTGGTGCAGGAGTCTCGGGTGGTACGGGCGTCTCGCCCGTCGCGGATGCAAAGAAGCTGAGCTTCAAGGCCATCGCCGACCGGCTCCCCCCACGCTCGAACCCCAAGTGGAACGAATTCATGCTGAAGTTCACGGTCGAGGGGTTCGCTGTGACCCTCTTCCCCGACGGCCGCGCGATCATCCAAGGCACCAGTGACCCCGCCATCGCCCGCGGCGTCTACGCGAAATACATCGGCATCTGAGCCCGGCCGTCCACGGCCTGGCTTCGCCAGACCCCAGCCGGCGGCACTCCCCTTGTCACCTTGTCACGTTGTTACCTTGTTGCCTGCTCAGGTTGTTACCACGGAGCGCGTTCAATGCTCGTGCCCCGGCGCGTCATACGCCGGCGCAACCACATAGATGTACCGCATCAACGCCGTCCCCGTGTTGAACACGTTGTGCCGCAGGTCCGGCGGATTGTACGCGTACTGCCCGGCAGTGATCGGGCGGCGACCAGTGCCCTCGGTCTCGACCTCGCCCGCGCCTGCCAGGCAGATGATCAGCTCTTCATAATTGTCCGTGCTGTGCCAGCCGCAGTCCTTCCCCGGCTCGAGCGTCACGAGCCCCGACCGCATGCGCACGCCTTCTTCTTTGCTGAGCAGCCGCGCATATTCGTGCGTCTCCGGCAGCGGACGCACGAACGCCGCGCGCTGCGGCACCGCATGCGCCGCGCCGCCCGCCGTGCAACCTGTGTTCAGCATGATCGCCAAGACTCCACAGATGAAGGAACCAACCACGATCCGGCTCATCCGAACCTCTCCTGCGACCCGGCTGCGCCAGACCGCGCGCCGGCGCCAATACGGCCCCCATTGTTGCCTTCTCACCTTGTTACGTTGCCACGCTGCTGGCCTACGCCGGCTGTGCGATCCTGCCCGGCACTTCGGCTGCAACCACGCCCGCCGCGTCCATCGTCGCGATCCGGCCCTGTTGGATCCGCACCCGCTGGCACATGTAACGCCCCAGCGCCCGCACCGCCTGGTCCGCCGAGCGGAACACCGGCACGCCCGCCGCCCGCAGCGCCCGCACCATCGCCTCGTACAGCGGCCCCGAATCGATGTTCACCACGATCGGCTTCGTCGCCGCCGCAAACAGCTTCGGCAGCCGCGCGACCAGCGACCCCGGCTTGCCGATCTCGTCCGGCGTCGTCAGCATCGCGGGCGTCAGCGGCACGAACGACAAGACCAGCGCGTCGACCTCCGGGCTTTCCAGTATGACCCGCGCCGCATCCTCGTACGCCTCGTCCGTCGCCATCGGCGTCAGGTCCAGCGGGTTCCGCGCGTTCACCAGCTTGTCGAGTTTGTGCGCCGCCAGCACCTTGCCCAATTGCTGCTTGCACGCGTCCG
This window encodes:
- a CDS encoding cupin domain-containing protein → MSRIVVGSFICGVLAIMLNTGCTAGGAAHAVPQRAAFVRPLPETHEYARLLSKEEGVRMRSGLVTLEPGKDCGWHSTDNYEELIICLAGAGEVETEGTGRRPITAGQYAYNPPDLRHNVFNTGTALMRYIYVVAPAYDAPGHEH
- a CDS encoding ThiF family adenylyltransferase gives rise to the protein MPRDADLDPELARYSRQLLFAPLGVAGQRRLRQATVTLIGCGALGSALANLLVRAGVGALRIVDRDFIELNNLQRQTLFDEHDIAQNLPKAEAAVRKLHKINSAVELEGLVSDVHAGNIADLCRAADLILDGTDNLETRYLINDFAVRADIPWVYGACLAASGLVLPVRPHQTPCLRCLWENPPAPGTTPTCDTAGILAATANIVASLQATEAMKLLVGSGQPPIRPADAARSAPTGGRLFTIDVWAGRMRTVNVQAAFDEGDCPCCRQGRYEFLSGARTAASTTLCGRDAVQILPADTGGTSVSGGAGVSGGTGVSPVADAKKLSFKAIADRLPPRSNPKWNEFMLKFTVEGFAVTLFPDGRAIIQGTSDPAIARGVYAKYIGI